In Candidatus Defluviilinea proxima, a single genomic region encodes these proteins:
- a CDS encoding FtsQ-type POTRA domain-containing protein — MSKKELSRAELVRMRREKEHTQQLQRASKVAARPTPTVTARKKSPTKPVRKPVQNARRRFQIALPHLPRTDIRSISIPRPRVGWRLFSFIFALLLGVAIYLAFNLPELRVTEARLYGNQQLTQAELNATLNVSGQPIFLITPSELETRLRLNYPELASVRVTVGFPNVVSVDVTERQAVIRWEQGGGYTWVSADGIAFRPRGELVGLIPVVALSAPPVVGGGSDPLTPAPFISAELVRTLNGLYGHVPTGAPILYEKDNGFGWNDPRGWRVYFGTSSNDVELKMRVYESMVASLTQRGIRPALINVMYPTAPYYRMSQ, encoded by the coding sequence ATGAGTAAGAAAGAACTTAGCCGCGCCGAACTCGTTCGCATGCGCCGTGAGAAGGAGCACACACAGCAACTTCAACGCGCATCGAAGGTGGCCGCACGCCCCACGCCCACGGTCACTGCGCGAAAGAAAAGCCCCACCAAACCCGTGCGCAAGCCGGTCCAGAATGCGCGCCGTCGCTTCCAGATCGCGTTGCCGCATTTACCGCGCACCGATATCCGCTCGATCAGCATCCCGCGTCCGCGTGTGGGTTGGCGCTTGTTCTCGTTTATCTTTGCCCTCCTTCTCGGAGTTGCGATCTACCTTGCGTTCAATCTCCCTGAATTGCGTGTGACCGAAGCACGTTTGTATGGCAATCAACAACTTACACAAGCGGAATTGAATGCCACGCTGAACGTTTCAGGACAGCCCATCTTCCTGATCACTCCATCGGAATTGGAGACACGCCTCCGCCTCAATTACCCCGAGCTTGCCTCCGTCCGAGTGACCGTTGGTTTCCCGAATGTTGTCTCTGTCGATGTGACCGAACGACAGGCCGTTATCCGTTGGGAACAGGGAGGCGGGTATACATGGGTCTCAGCAGATGGCATCGCCTTCCGTCCGCGAGGCGAATTGGTTGGATTAATTCCGGTCGTGGCGCTCTCAGCTCCACCCGTAGTAGGAGGCGGAAGTGATCCATTGACTCCCGCTCCGTTCATTTCAGCGGAATTGGTTCGGACGTTGAATGGCCTCTATGGACACGTCCCAACAGGTGCGCCGATCTTGTATGAAAAAGACAACGGCTTTGGCTGGAATGATCCGCGCGGTTGGCGAGTCTATTTTGGGACGAGTTCGAACGATGTGGAATTGAAGATGCGTGTGTATGAGTCGATGGTCGCTTCGTTGACACAGCGTGGTATCCGCCCGGCGTTGATCAACGTGATGTACCCGACAGCACCGTATTATAGGATGAGTCAATAA
- the ftsA gene encoding cell division protein FtsA, with product MEEIIVGIDVGTTKVCTLVGRVEDDKSIRILGVGIEPSEGIKKGIIVDLAAASQAITRSVKKAESTSGLEITSALVSIAGAHVSSVNSRGQAAVNGNVIEQFDIEHALEQARAVAIPYDREIIHVIQRGFSVDGQDGIRNPKNMHGYRLEVEAHIITASAATVDNLRQCVGAAGVEIQQFVLNPLASGEVVLTEQERQMGVAVCDIGGGTTDLAIYVNGDVWHTMVLAVGGNHVTQDIAHGLRLPFTQAEDVKKQQGYAVRAEVGAEEYFSIRPFGEDLPVQINRKELAHIIEARVEEIFSLTLQEIKRSGYDGLLPAGMVLTGGASALPGIRQIASDVLGMPVRIAQPENLLGLVDRLNSPAYSTSVGLLKWIMSMHEQDLSIGRERRSKKGDKRMGFGVVRKIIGRILP from the coding sequence ATGGAAGAGATCATTGTAGGTATAGACGTAGGCACCACCAAGGTCTGCACGCTGGTTGGACGCGTGGAGGACGATAAGTCCATCCGCATCCTCGGCGTTGGCATTGAACCTTCGGAGGGGATCAAAAAAGGCATCATTGTAGATTTGGCCGCGGCTTCACAGGCGATCACTCGTTCGGTGAAGAAAGCGGAATCCACTTCGGGCCTTGAGATCACCTCTGCGTTGGTGAGCATTGCGGGTGCCCATGTTTCTTCCGTAAACAGCCGTGGACAAGCCGCCGTAAATGGCAACGTCATCGAACAATTCGATATTGAGCATGCCCTTGAGCAAGCACGTGCAGTTGCCATTCCGTATGATCGTGAGATCATTCATGTCATCCAGCGTGGCTTCTCTGTGGATGGGCAGGATGGCATTCGCAATCCGAAAAATATGCACGGCTATCGCCTCGAAGTAGAAGCACACATCATCACTGCCTCGGCCGCGACTGTAGATAACCTGCGTCAGTGTGTGGGTGCGGCAGGTGTGGAGATTCAACAATTTGTGTTGAACCCTCTTGCCTCTGGTGAAGTGGTGTTGACTGAACAGGAACGTCAGATGGGTGTGGCCGTATGTGACATCGGCGGCGGCACAACGGACCTGGCGATCTACGTCAACGGCGATGTGTGGCATACGATGGTGTTGGCAGTTGGCGGCAACCACGTTACGCAGGATATCGCGCATGGATTACGCCTTCCATTCACGCAGGCCGAGGATGTGAAGAAGCAACAAGGATACGCCGTACGTGCCGAGGTTGGTGCGGAAGAATATTTCTCCATCCGCCCGTTCGGTGAGGATCTGCCTGTACAGATCAATCGCAAGGAACTCGCACACATCATCGAAGCGCGTGTGGAAGAGATATTCTCATTGACTTTACAGGAGATCAAGCGTTCCGGCTACGATGGTTTATTGCCAGCTGGCATGGTGTTGACGGGTGGCGCTTCTGCTTTGCCCGGCATCCGTCAGATCGCCAGTGATGTGTTGGGAATGCCGGTCCGCATTGCGCAACCTGAGAACCTGTTGGGTTTGGTTGATCGTTTGAATTCACCTGCCTATTCAACGAGCGTAGGTTTGTTGAAGTGGATCATGTCGATGCACGAACAAGACTTGAGTATTGGACGCGAACGTCGTTCCAAAAAAGGAGACAAGCGTATGGGATTTGGTGTTGTTAGAAAGATCATCGGTAGGATATTGCCCTAG
- the ftsZ gene encoding cell division protein FtsZ, whose protein sequence is MDSTYKNNAEQQTEAFARIKVIGVGGGGSNAVNRMIDEGIQGVEFIVANTDAQALMLTKATRRVRLGDKLTRGLGAGGDPEVGRKAAEESSDELYNVLKGSDMVFVTAGMGGGTGTGAAPVVAQIAKESGALTIGVVTRPFTFEGMRRMQSAEVGIGKFKEHADTLIAIPNDRLLQIADKRASLQDAFRLADDVLHQGIQGISELITIPGLINLDFADVRAIMSEGGAALMAVGTGAGDERAKKAAEDAISSKLLDITIDGARGVLFNVTGGPSMTLFEVNQAAAIIRETAHPDVNMIFGAVIDPNMGDDIRITVIATGFERTSMPRRALERQPRTNETRRAETPLTTRPLESVSVHADVQSGEAKQASSQPLINKDDLDVPTFLRNRR, encoded by the coding sequence ATGGACTCGACTTATAAGAACAATGCAGAGCAACAAACAGAAGCGTTCGCCCGCATCAAAGTGATCGGTGTCGGAGGCGGCGGATCGAATGCCGTCAACCGCATGATCGACGAAGGAATTCAAGGCGTTGAATTCATCGTCGCTAACACCGATGCACAAGCCCTGATGCTGACGAAGGCAACCCGTCGCGTTCGCCTCGGTGACAAACTCACCCGCGGACTCGGCGCAGGCGGCGACCCTGAGGTCGGCCGTAAAGCCGCAGAAGAATCATCGGACGAACTGTATAACGTGCTGAAAGGCTCGGATATGGTCTTTGTCACTGCGGGTATGGGTGGCGGCACCGGCACCGGTGCGGCTCCCGTCGTTGCGCAGATCGCAAAAGAAAGCGGCGCTCTCACCATCGGCGTTGTGACGCGTCCCTTCACATTCGAAGGTATGCGACGCATGCAATCGGCTGAAGTGGGTATCGGCAAATTCAAGGAACATGCAGACACCTTGATCGCCATCCCCAACGACCGTCTCTTGCAGATCGCAGACAAGCGCGCTTCCCTACAGGATGCCTTCCGCCTTGCGGATGATGTTCTTCATCAAGGTATTCAGGGTATTTCCGAACTCATCACCATCCCTGGCCTCATCAACCTCGACTTCGCAGATGTTCGCGCGATCATGTCTGAGGGTGGTGCCGCGCTTATGGCAGTTGGAACAGGCGCAGGCGACGAAAGAGCGAAGAAAGCCGCCGAAGATGCCATCTCCAGCAAATTACTTGATATCACCATTGATGGCGCGCGCGGCGTGCTGTTCAATGTCACCGGCGGCCCATCCATGACCCTCTTCGAGGTCAATCAGGCCGCGGCCATCATCCGCGAAACGGCTCACCCCGATGTGAATATGATCTTCGGTGCGGTCATCGACCCGAACATGGGCGACGACATCCGCATCACCGTCATTGCCACGGGCTTCGAGCGCACATCCATGCCGCGTCGTGCATTGGAACGCCAGCCGCGGACAAACGAGACTCGCCGTGCAGAGACTCCTCTCACGACCCGTCCTTTGGAATCGGTTTCGGTTCATGCCGACGTTCAATCTGGTGAGGCCAAACAAGCCTCTTCCCAGCCCCTGATCAACAAAGACGATCTCGATGTTCCTACCTTCTTGAGGAATCGCAGATAG